The Chryseobacterium indicum genome contains a region encoding:
- a CDS encoding SH3 domain-containing protein has protein sequence MKKLIPFIIIAFGSFLLNSCFKANDNIGHEGRCTGSANCTACSSCSRCGHCSSGGTCGVCGGGSSESYSSGRSSTKKRKAKKHKVIDSYTFTSSKTKSNKPQKIIIDEVNVDLSSNRYITGIATTNIYEKPSLKSPVLVRVYKNEKLIPLSKEGSWYKVKVKSSGKKGYVFYKDVK, from the coding sequence ATGAAAAAACTAATACCCTTCATCATAATCGCCTTCGGTTCTTTTCTTTTAAACTCTTGCTTTAAAGCAAACGACAATATAGGACACGAAGGAAGATGCACAGGCTCTGCCAATTGTACAGCCTGTTCCAGCTGTTCACGGTGCGGACACTGCAGCAGCGGCGGAACCTGCGGCGTTTGCGGCGGCGGCTCTTCAGAAAGTTATTCTTCCGGCAGAAGTTCAACCAAAAAAAGAAAAGCTAAGAAACATAAAGTTATTGATTCTTATACTTTTACTTCTTCAAAAACAAAATCCAATAAACCTCAGAAAATTATTATTGATGAGGTAAATGTAGATCTTAGTTCCAACCGATACATTACCGGAATTGCCACCACCAATATTTACGAAAAGCCATCTCTGAAATCTCCCGTTCTAGTAAGAGTTTACAAAAACGAAAAGCTGATTCCACTTTCCAAAGAAGGTTCATGGTACAAAGTAAAGGTAAAATCTTCCGGAAAGAAAGGTTATGTTTTTTATAAAGATGTAAAATAA
- a CDS encoding tetratricopeptide repeat-containing sensor histidine kinase produces the protein MGYIQTNKGDFFGGIESASEANKFLTKSNDSAYRRALSTNYNNIGLSFHFLKEFRKSSYYYIKTLQYIDSPEDKYLCYNNIGDLLISQKKFDSAKYYLEKATPTKTEKTFSKVINNLAKAQYQLNKNYDPLPQFYKALEIRQKINDGEGLNSSFETLSTYYYDKDKKLSLEYAQKMLKEAIQNNSPDDQITALKRIIRLDPKNYFTNFIKLDSISDNVQTLRNKHKSQFAMVRYDVAQKDAENKNLKLKNLEDDNKILILLGTLILLVLIIVFLRKRQKQLKQEKELEVKNTQLKMSKKVHDVVANGIYQVMAKIENQEDFDREKTLDELEFVYEKSRNLSYEKAGEEKEFSQEISELIASFNNASVKTFTAGNSSSVWTNISAPVKEEIYQVLRELMVNMKKHSKASHVAVKFEKADQNIEIQYKDNGVGISGDLIYKNGLRNTASRIEGIGGNITFETKIEKGLKVNISFPSS, from the coding sequence ATGGGATATATTCAAACTAATAAGGGAGACTTTTTCGGAGGTATAGAGTCAGCCTCAGAAGCTAATAAATTTCTAACTAAATCAAATGATAGTGCTTACAGAAGAGCACTTTCTACAAATTATAATAACATTGGGTTATCATTTCACTTTCTTAAAGAATTTAGAAAATCTTCATATTATTACATTAAAACATTGCAATATATCGACAGCCCAGAAGATAAATATTTGTGTTATAATAACATCGGAGATTTATTAATTAGTCAAAAAAAATTTGATTCTGCAAAATATTATTTAGAAAAAGCAACTCCGACCAAAACTGAAAAAACGTTTTCTAAAGTTATTAACAACTTGGCTAAAGCTCAATACCAACTCAATAAAAATTATGATCCTTTACCACAATTTTATAAAGCTTTAGAAATAAGACAAAAAATTAATGATGGAGAGGGTTTGAATTCAAGTTTTGAGACTTTATCAACATACTATTATGATAAGGATAAAAAGTTGTCTCTGGAGTATGCACAAAAAATGCTCAAAGAAGCAATACAAAATAATAGTCCAGATGATCAGATAACAGCACTAAAAAGAATAATAAGACTAGATCCTAAAAATTACTTCACAAACTTCATCAAGCTTGACTCAATAAGTGATAATGTTCAGACTTTAAGGAATAAGCATAAAAGTCAGTTTGCAATGGTAAGATACGATGTGGCACAAAAAGATGCAGAAAATAAAAATTTAAAACTCAAAAATCTTGAAGATGATAATAAAATACTAATTCTCTTAGGTACATTAATATTACTAGTTCTGATAATTGTTTTTCTAAGAAAAAGACAAAAACAATTAAAACAAGAAAAAGAGCTCGAAGTCAAAAACACCCAGCTTAAAATGTCGAAAAAAGTGCATGATGTGGTTGCGAATGGGATTTATCAGGTAATGGCAAAGATTGAAAATCAGGAAGATTTTGATCGTGAAAAAACTTTGGATGAACTGGAATTTGTCTATGAAAAATCCAGAAATCTTTCTTATGAAAAAGCGGGTGAAGAAAAAGAATTCAGTCAGGAAATTTCAGAACTTATCGCATCCTTTAATAACGCAAGTGTAAAAACTTTTACGGCAGGCAACAGTTCCTCTGTCTGGACAAATATTTCCGCACCGGTAAAAGAAGAAATCTATCAGGTACTCCGTGAACTTATGGTTAATATGAAAAAGCACAGTAAGGCAAGTCATGTAGCCGTAAAATTTGAAAAAGCTGATCAAAATATAGAGATTCAGTATAAAGACAACGGAGTGGGAATTTCCGGAGACCTTATTTATAAAAACGGATTGCGCAATACGGCTTCCCGCATAGAAGGAATCGGCGGGAACATTACTTTTGAAACAAAAATTGAAAAAGGACTGAAGGTAAATATTTCCTTCCCTTCTTCATAA
- a CDS encoding ROK family protein encodes MSLVDLSKNVALGIDIGGTNTKFGVVNHRGEVLEKGNIRTEAYPTVEEYIDALYEAVYPLIESHGKDKNFDGIGVGAPNANYYTGTIEQAPNLPWKGIIPFAELMSAKFGLPCTITNDANAAAIGEMLFGAARGMKDFIMITLGTGVGSGIVAGGKLIYGHDGFAGELGHTIVKPGGRKHWSTGSEGCLEAYASATGIAITAKKMRAEFPESLLNQYPEESINSKTVHECALQGDPISIEVFRYTGQKLGEALANFVMFSSPEAILLFGGVIKAGDFILKPTKLHMERNLLPIFRNKVKLVFSELDEADAAILGASALVWEK; translated from the coding sequence ATGTCATTAGTAGATTTGTCAAAAAACGTTGCGCTCGGAATTGATATTGGCGGAACGAACACAAAATTTGGAGTGGTAAACCACAGAGGCGAAGTTTTGGAAAAAGGTAACATCCGTACAGAAGCCTATCCTACCGTAGAAGAATATATTGACGCTTTATACGAGGCGGTCTATCCTCTGATCGAAAGCCACGGAAAAGACAAAAACTTCGATGGGATCGGTGTCGGTGCTCCCAATGCCAACTACTATACAGGAACCATAGAACAGGCTCCCAATCTTCCGTGGAAAGGAATCATCCCTTTTGCGGAACTAATGTCAGCAAAATTCGGGCTTCCGTGTACCATTACTAATGACGCGAATGCTGCAGCCATCGGAGAAATGCTTTTCGGCGCTGCAAGAGGCATGAAAGATTTCATCATGATTACTCTGGGAACAGGCGTTGGAAGCGGAATTGTTGCAGGGGGAAAACTCATCTACGGACACGACGGATTTGCCGGAGAGCTGGGACATACCATCGTAAAACCAGGCGGAAGAAAACACTGGAGCACGGGTTCTGAAGGCTGTCTTGAAGCCTACGCATCGGCAACCGGAATTGCGATTACCGCAAAAAAAATGAGAGCTGAATTTCCTGAATCTTTACTGAATCAGTATCCTGAAGAATCCATTAATTCTAAAACTGTTCACGAATGCGCTTTACAGGGCGATCCGATTTCTATTGAAGTATTCCGGTATACCGGACAGAAACTGGGTGAAGCTTTAGCCAATTTTGTGATGTTCTCTTCTCCGGAAGCCATTCTTTTATTTGGCGGCGTGATAAAAGCAGGAGATTTTATTTTAAAACCTACCAAACTTCATATGGAAAGAAACTTACTTCCTATTTTCAGAAACAAGGTAAAATTGGTTTTCAGTGAACTGGACGAAGCGGATGCTGCTATTTTAGGCGCAAGTGCTTTAGTCTGGGAAAAATAA
- a CDS encoding PH domain-containing protein: MNLKKFLNEEQDPKAVEKLLGRINSLLTSQETMEYIAVQKKPVLNLSPDCIALTNRRIIFCRPKNFGLSMDFQDYSWVDVADCHIKEGIVGSTFMVKTTQHFTNMMDYLPKNQARKLYQFAQEVEERMRGVRREKNLETLRASAGGVTVNNATPIITQPQMFQEEKKPLLIENEDPFALLQKLKGLKESGVISPEEFETKKNEILSRV; encoded by the coding sequence ATGAACTTAAAAAAATTTTTAAATGAAGAACAAGACCCAAAAGCCGTCGAAAAGCTTTTAGGGAGAATCAACAGTCTGCTCACCTCGCAGGAAACTATGGAATACATTGCCGTTCAGAAAAAGCCTGTGCTCAATTTATCTCCCGACTGCATCGCGCTTACCAACAGAAGAATTATTTTCTGCAGACCCAAAAACTTTGGTTTGTCTATGGATTTTCAGGATTACAGCTGGGTAGATGTTGCAGACTGCCATATTAAAGAAGGGATTGTAGGTTCAACTTTTATGGTAAAAACAACACAACATTTTACCAATATGATGGATTACCTGCCTAAAAACCAAGCCCGAAAGCTATACCAGTTTGCGCAGGAAGTGGAAGAAAGAATGCGGGGTGTAAGAAGAGAAAAAAATCTGGAGACCTTAAGAGCTTCCGCAGGAGGGGTTACCGTAAATAATGCAACGCCCATTATTACACAGCCTCAGATGTTTCAGGAGGAGAAGAAACCTTTACTGATTGAAAATGAAGATCCTTTTGCTTTATTACAGAAACTGAAAGGACTAAAAGAAAGCGGAGTTATTTCTCCGGAAGAGTTTGAAACAAAGAAAAACGAAATTTTATCCCGAGTTTAA
- the msrA gene encoding peptide-methionine (S)-S-oxide reductase MsrA, which translates to MDNNNLEQITFGGGCFWCVESCFNMLKGVQSAVSGYSGGHKDHPTYEEVCTGETGHAEVVQITYDPAVISYEQLMDVFFFLHDPTQLNRQGNDIGTQYRSVIYYKDDAEKEKAEAAIEKSKESGRWQGTYVTEVTKFDKFWAAEQYHQGYYNENPTQPYCSAVVGPKIQKFKKHFSELGMLNEQ; encoded by the coding sequence ATGGATAACAACAATTTAGAACAGATTACTTTCGGGGGCGGATGTTTTTGGTGTGTGGAAAGCTGTTTCAATATGCTGAAAGGAGTACAGTCTGCGGTTTCCGGATATTCGGGGGGTCACAAAGACCATCCTACGTATGAAGAAGTGTGCACCGGAGAAACTGGACATGCGGAAGTGGTACAGATCACTTACGATCCTGCCGTTATTTCTTATGAACAGTTAATGGATGTTTTCTTTTTCCTTCACGATCCTACCCAGCTTAACAGACAGGGAAATGATATCGGAACACAATACCGTTCTGTTATTTATTACAAAGACGATGCGGAAAAAGAAAAAGCTGAAGCGGCAATTGAAAAATCCAAAGAATCCGGAAGATGGCAGGGAACGTACGTAACGGAAGTAACGAAATTCGATAAATTCTGGGCTGCAGAACAGTATCATCAGGGATATTATAACGAAAATCCGACTCAGCCGTATTGCAGCGCTGTGGTAGGACCGAAAATTCAGAAGTTTAAAAAGCATTTCAGCGAATTGGGAATGCTGAATGAACAATAA
- a CDS encoding TM2 domain-containing protein: MKSKSTAALLAFFLGGIGIHRFYLGQNIMGILYLLFCWTFIPVIISVIDFFAFLFMSESRFNYKYNLRTGF; encoded by the coding sequence ATGAAATCAAAATCTACCGCCGCCTTACTTGCTTTTTTCCTTGGAGGAATAGGCATCCACAGATTTTATCTGGGGCAGAACATTATGGGAATTCTTTACCTGCTATTTTGCTGGACTTTTATTCCTGTCATTATTTCCGTTATCGATTTCTTTGCATTTCTGTTCATGTCTGAAAGCCGTTTTAATTACAAATACAACCTTCGGACAGGATTTTAA
- a CDS encoding DNA-binding response regulator, which translates to MFRKTLIVEDQEVANLGIMSTLEELLIPRFDFVTYCDEALQRLKAAAAENAPYDLLIADLSFKKDHIAQKLKSGQELIYEARKIQPDLKVVVFSVESRSKIIDDLYKTYHINGFVSKARNDGKELKNTIRKVFKGETVMSQDILNAIRKIPRDLDEYDLKLLELLSKGCKQNEIQTYLKEHRMEPYSIRSIEKRLNELREIFCAKNNIEMIVICKDIGLI; encoded by the coding sequence ATGTTCAGAAAAACTTTAATTGTTGAAGACCAGGAAGTAGCAAATCTGGGAATCATGAGTACCTTAGAAGAATTATTAATTCCGCGTTTCGATTTTGTAACGTATTGTGACGAAGCCCTTCAAAGACTGAAAGCTGCAGCCGCAGAAAATGCACCTTATGATCTGCTGATTGCGGATCTCTCTTTTAAAAAAGACCATATTGCACAGAAACTGAAAAGCGGGCAGGAATTGATTTATGAAGCCAGAAAAATTCAGCCCGATCTTAAAGTGGTGGTTTTTTCGGTAGAAAGCCGATCGAAAATAATTGATGATCTTTATAAAACGTACCACATTAACGGATTTGTAAGCAAGGCGAGAAATGACGGAAAAGAGCTTAAGAATACCATTAGAAAAGTATTTAAAGGGGAAACCGTGATGTCTCAGGATATTTTAAATGCGATCAGGAAGATTCCCCGTGATCTTGATGAGTACGACCTTAAACTTCTTGAGCTTCTTTCCAAAGGATGCAAACAGAACGAAATTCAGACCTACCTGAAAGAGCATCGGATGGAACCATACAGCATCCGATCGATTGAAAAGAGGCTGAATGAACTCCGCGAAATCTTCTGTGCGAAAAACAATATCGAGATGATTGTAATCTGTAAAGATATTGGTCTGATTTAA
- a CDS encoding DUF6804 family protein: MKPFLTFCALCCFIGIFRLPIEYYTFLRILVSAGALLVLYNTLTFKQHYFSIIFLIILILFNPVLPIYLLRKSVWIPIDVVTGILFLLIGFVEKTEQKKEEEITGETSQPSVPIHQRAVSRDRIINPKKPKEEDNHGK; encoded by the coding sequence ATGAAACCATTTCTCACCTTCTGTGCGTTATGCTGTTTCATCGGTATCTTCAGACTTCCTATAGAATATTATACTTTTCTCAGAATCCTTGTTTCCGCAGGAGCTTTATTGGTTTTGTACAATACATTAACCTTTAAGCAGCATTACTTCAGTATAATTTTCCTTATCATCCTTATTCTTTTCAATCCTGTGCTTCCCATTTATCTGTTAAGGAAAAGTGTGTGGATTCCGATTGATGTTGTTACAGGAATTTTATTTCTGCTGATAGGTTTCGTCGAAAAAACCGAGCAGAAAAAGGAAGAAGAAATTACCGGGGAAACTTCACAACCTTCAGTTCCCATCCATCAAAGAGCTGTATCCAGAGACCGAATTATTAATCCTAAAAAACCAAAGGAAGAAGACAATCATGGAAAATAA
- a CDS encoding YegP family protein — protein sequence MGKFVITQRVNKEYQFNLKAANGEIILTSEGYVQKASCLKGIGSVKINSQYDFRYDRRIAVNQKDYFVLKARNGEIIGKSQLYSTKSGMENGIASVKQNAPEAEITDETLKK from the coding sequence ATGGGAAAATTCGTCATAACACAAAGAGTAAACAAAGAGTATCAGTTTAATCTGAAAGCCGCAAACGGTGAAATTATTTTAACAAGCGAAGGCTACGTTCAGAAAGCTTCGTGTTTAAAGGGAATCGGATCTGTAAAAATTAACTCTCAGTACGATTTCAGATACGACAGAAGAATCGCTGTAAACCAAAAAGATTATTTCGTTCTGAAAGCAAGAAACGGCGAAATCATTGGGAAAAGCCAGCTTTACAGCACAAAATCCGGAATGGAAAACGGCATCGCTTCCGTAAAACAGAATGCTCCGGAAGCAGAAATTACAGATGAAACTTTAAAAAAATAA
- a CDS encoding response regulator has product MFKKILIAEDHESINISVQKTLEDLNIPIVDYVYYCDDAIGKIQKALREKQPYDLLITDLYYEEDHHTQTLKDGKDLIKKAKELQPDLKVIVFSAERKSGVIENLFSDYQINGYVQKARNDSKDLKKSIASVYIGENYLSFDLKQEMKKFNNYEFSAYDIVIVSLLSKGVLQKNIPTHLKEKNINPSSLSSVEKRLNSLKEDLSVKSNEQLVAFCKDIGII; this is encoded by the coding sequence ATGTTTAAAAAAATTTTAATAGCTGAAGATCATGAGAGCATCAATATTTCCGTACAGAAAACACTCGAGGATCTGAATATTCCCATAGTAGATTATGTATATTACTGTGATGATGCCATAGGAAAAATCCAAAAAGCACTGCGGGAAAAGCAACCCTACGATTTGCTTATTACAGATCTTTATTATGAGGAAGATCATCACACCCAGACTCTTAAAGACGGTAAAGACCTCATCAAAAAAGCAAAGGAATTACAGCCGGACCTTAAAGTCATTGTATTTTCGGCGGAACGTAAAAGCGGAGTGATCGAAAATCTTTTCTCTGACTACCAGATCAACGGATATGTGCAGAAAGCCAGAAATGATTCCAAAGACCTGAAAAAATCTATCGCATCCGTTTATATAGGAGAAAACTACCTTTCTTTTGATCTGAAGCAGGAGATGAAAAAATTCAATAATTATGAATTTTCAGCATACGATATTGTTATTGTCTCTCTACTTTCCAAAGGAGTACTGCAAAAAAATATTCCAACCCATCTTAAGGAAAAAAACATCAACCCGTCCAGTTTAAGCAGTGTCGAAAAAAGATTAAACAGCCTGAAAGAAGACCTCAGTGTTAAAAGCAATGAGCAATTGGTCGCATTTTGTAAAGACATCGGAATCATATAA
- a CDS encoding TonB-dependent siderophore receptor, which produces MKNVLICASLLGSMLTFAQEKDSIKGNDIEEVIVNGKYYKKYVEKEGSSSIRLDEELIKIPQNVSIITNRALEDQQVTTLGDGVLKNVAGAQRLEHWGDMYTRVNMRGSRAAAFMNGVNVTSNWGPLSEDMSYVDHIEFVKGPSGFLMSNGEPSGIYNIVTKKPTGQSLNGSARVTLGSFNMYRGEADVDTKITDKVAFRLNLMAQNKNSFRDYEFNDRYIINPSLKVNLTDKTTLTAEYIYQKAKMSEVGSAYVFSYEGYATKPVEYTMTDPGIAPTNVDNNTVNVNIQHKFNSNWKLTSQLTYVNEYTLGSDIWPSQFLPNGDMIRTLYFWEASNVMKFGQVFLNGYFKTGAVSHKILTGLDLGSKKYLADWNQKHNLDTAAKPFNINSTTYSPPSNGYAQFDTSTSLESRATPYGTIEQNYTGLYIQDELGFFNDALRLTLAARYTNVKENSYGTKAEADKITPRIGISYSIDDNTSVYGLYDQSFVPQAGFFRTGGIPKPITGNNMEVGVKRDWFGGKWNTTLSLYNIIKRNSTVADPANSALENFIIDLGKTRVQGIEFDLKGEITRGFNAIFNYAFTENKITESNDPVSNPVGMRIPGYAKHTMNGWLNYTFTQGTLEGFGLSFGGTYLADRSSWNWANSGTQKDMDDYVKFDAGLSWENTKFRVGLNVFNVFNRYLYSGSPYGAYYYYQAEAPRNFRLSVGYKF; this is translated from the coding sequence ATGAAAAATGTACTGATCTGTGCTTCGCTGTTAGGTTCTATGCTAACGTTTGCTCAGGAAAAAGATTCAATTAAAGGAAATGATATTGAAGAGGTAATTGTAAACGGAAAGTATTACAAGAAATATGTAGAAAAGGAAGGTTCTTCTTCTATTCGTCTGGACGAAGAGTTAATCAAGATTCCTCAGAATGTTTCTATCATTACAAACAGAGCATTGGAAGATCAGCAGGTTACCACTTTGGGAGACGGTGTTCTTAAAAATGTTGCCGGAGCTCAACGATTAGAACACTGGGGAGATATGTACACCAGAGTAAATATGAGAGGTTCCAGAGCTGCAGCATTCATGAATGGAGTAAATGTAACTTCAAACTGGGGACCGCTTAGCGAAGATATGTCGTATGTAGACCACATTGAATTTGTAAAAGGCCCATCCGGATTTTTGATGTCTAACGGAGAACCGAGCGGAATTTATAATATCGTTACCAAAAAACCGACAGGACAGTCTTTAAACGGTTCTGCAAGAGTAACTCTCGGAAGCTTTAATATGTACAGAGGAGAAGCCGATGTAGATACTAAAATTACGGATAAAGTGGCTTTCAGATTAAATTTAATGGCTCAGAATAAAAACAGTTTCAGAGACTATGAATTTAATGACAGATACATCATCAATCCTTCTTTAAAGGTAAATCTTACCGATAAAACTACTTTAACAGCAGAATATATTTACCAGAAAGCAAAAATGTCTGAAGTAGGTTCTGCCTACGTTTTCAGCTATGAAGGCTATGCCACAAAACCGGTTGAATACACCATGACCGATCCCGGAATTGCACCCACCAATGTAGATAATAATACCGTAAATGTAAATATTCAGCATAAATTTAACAGCAACTGGAAACTGACATCACAGCTTACTTATGTGAATGAATATACTTTAGGAAGCGACATCTGGCCTTCCCAATTTTTACCGAATGGAGACATGATCAGAACGCTTTATTTCTGGGAAGCCAGCAACGTGATGAAATTCGGGCAGGTATTTCTGAACGGTTATTTCAAAACAGGAGCTGTTTCGCATAAAATCCTGACAGGGCTTGATCTCGGATCTAAAAAATATTTGGCAGACTGGAACCAGAAACATAATCTGGACACAGCCGCCAAACCTTTTAACATCAATTCCACAACATACAGCCCGCCTTCCAACGGATATGCACAGTTCGATACAAGCACTTCTCTGGAAAGCAGAGCAACACCTTACGGAACTATTGAACAAAACTATACCGGATTGTATATTCAGGATGAATTAGGATTCTTTAATGATGCTTTAAGGCTAACCCTTGCTGCGCGTTATACGAATGTGAAAGAAAATTCTTACGGAACCAAAGCAGAAGCAGACAAAATTACGCCGCGAATCGGAATAAGCTATTCGATTGATGACAATACTTCTGTGTACGGTTTATACGATCAGTCTTTCGTTCCTCAGGCGGGATTTTTCAGAACAGGAGGAATTCCTAAACCGATTACCGGAAATAATATGGAAGTGGGAGTAAAAAGAGACTGGTTCGGCGGAAAATGGAACACTACATTGTCTTTATACAATATCATCAAAAGAAATTCTACGGTTGCAGATCCTGCAAACAGTGCTCTTGAAAACTTTATCATTGATCTGGGTAAAACAAGGGTTCAGGGAATTGAATTTGATCTGAAAGGTGAAATCACAAGAGGATTTAATGCCATCTTTAACTATGCTTTCACGGAAAACAAAATCACAGAATCCAATGACCCCGTGAGTAATCCTGTAGGAATGAGAATTCCGGGTTATGCGAAACACACGATGAACGGATGGCTGAACTATACCTTTACACAGGGAACTCTGGAAGGTTTCGGGTTATCATTCGGGGGAACCTATCTTGCAGATCGAAGCAGCTGGAACTGGGCAAATAGCGGAACGCAGAAAGACATGGACGATTATGTAAAATTCGATGCAGGACTTTCGTGGGAAAACACAAAATTCAGAGTCGGACTTAATGTCTTCAATGTTTTCAACAGGTATCTTTATTCGGGATCGCCATACGGAGCCTACTATTATTATCAGGCTGAAGCCCCGAGAAACTTCAGACTTTCTGTCGGATATAAATTTTAA
- a CDS encoding PepSY-associated TM helix domain-containing protein, which yields MRKKHHHKKKPDAFKKWTGKLHLWLGLGIGFLIFIISITGALYVFKDEIENATRKDVIYHNEQNIDQKQVLPIRTLEKAVVAQVKEKYPVHWVNIPIDKKMSYLFYWYEHDPKGWNYFDEFPIYKVAYVNPYSGKVLGTYDEKNGFFQIVKMIHWSFLLKQSWGTYVVGIPVLIFVFMLISGIILWWPKNKAARKQRFSFKWKNVKNWKRKNYDLHNVLGFYASVFALIFSITGLFYAFLFVQSSIYFIFSGGKTAYPDFSSITTKAPIEWRTEGTLDKISNTVKAKYPDSYNFSIDLGHEHMDDHEHPNFEVYVKHLSYSYHKSSSLIFDENSGELLHKHDMKDKNFGEKTVGANYDIHVGSILGLPTKIIAFIVSLICASLPVTGFMIWWGRRKKKTPKTT from the coding sequence ATGAGGAAAAAGCATCATCACAAAAAAAAGCCGGATGCCTTTAAAAAATGGACGGGAAAACTGCATTTGTGGCTCGGTCTTGGGATTGGGTTTCTGATCTTCATTATTTCGATAACGGGAGCATTGTACGTTTTCAAGGATGAAATTGAAAATGCGACAAGAAAAGACGTGATCTATCATAACGAGCAGAACATCGATCAGAAACAGGTTCTTCCGATAAGAACACTGGAAAAAGCAGTGGTGGCGCAGGTAAAAGAAAAATATCCTGTGCATTGGGTGAATATTCCGATTGATAAAAAGATGTCTTACCTCTTTTACTGGTACGAACATGATCCGAAAGGCTGGAATTATTTTGATGAATTTCCCATCTATAAAGTAGCTTATGTAAATCCTTACAGCGGAAAGGTTTTAGGAACGTACGATGAGAAAAACGGATTTTTTCAGATCGTTAAAATGATCCACTGGAGTTTTCTTTTAAAACAATCCTGGGGAACTTACGTTGTGGGAATTCCTGTCCTGATCTTTGTATTCATGCTGATTTCCGGAATCATTCTCTGGTGGCCTAAAAATAAAGCGGCAAGAAAACAGCGGTTTTCTTTCAAATGGAAAAATGTAAAAAACTGGAAAAGAAAAAACTACGATCTCCACAATGTTTTAGGTTTTTACGCTTCCGTTTTCGCGCTGATTTTCTCCATAACCGGATTGTTTTACGCCTTTCTATTCGTTCAGTCATCAATATATTTCATCTTTTCAGGAGGAAAAACCGCTTATCCTGACTTTTCATCCATCACAACAAAAGCACCGATTGAATGGAGAACCGAAGGAACTTTAGACAAAATAAGCAATACCGTTAAAGCAAAATATCCCGATTCCTATAATTTCTCTATTGATCTCGGACACGAACATATGGACGACCACGAACATCCGAATTTCGAAGTCTATGTAAAACACCTCTCCTATTCCTATCACAAAAGCAGCAGTTTAATCTTTGATGAAAACTCGGGAGAACTGCTTCACAAGCACGATATGAAAGACAAAAATTTCGGCGAAAAAACAGTCGGAGCCAACTACGATATCCATGTCGGATCTATATTGGGACTTCCCACAAAGATCATTGCTTTTATTGTAAGTCTGATATGTGCCTCATTACCCGTTACAGGCTTTATGATCTGGTGGGGAAGAAGAAAAAAGAAAACACCGAAAACAACATAA